A genome region from Schlesneria paludicola DSM 18645 includes the following:
- a CDS encoding SUMF1/EgtB/PvdO family nonheme iron enzyme has translation MRTRFSAGMRDSRHQLGRTRKRLTPQRRGLSRTDVVIGIFCVALAGINLPSVILSAREASRHRTCQYNIRMLGHGLQAYHEISQTLPPAATWSAEGLDFSQFFWDKEKPRTPEVSHANWLQLLLPTLNHAMESTLFANDSPIVHERNANGREQEIARFKCPADAMNGSHNRYELTRGDGTTASFARGNYGINGGSQWIFKTPGVLFNPRPNASQFTCDPATREFQFWGNGVAGFNKCFSFADFDNGLATTVAIDEIRAGVSPMDTRGSWALGQIGASVTWGHGIVGDAGAPNNLIDDSDDIIDCKRLHESYGSDKLKQQEMPCCAHCNQNQQAAARSRHKGGVNVVMMDGAVRFVSNDVDRGLWDAMHSRETPATEIGEGFAGAIDGREPAFRQEAPASTAKSGSDAPLTNNPILNSIGMTFVLIPAGEFEMGVPNRGVPLPPQAPSHHVTIPQAYYLGKYEVTQSEYANIMGQHPSWHSETGEGRALMESADTSQHPVEQISWYDAVEFCRRLTQRDAEKEVNRRYRLPTEAEWEYACRAGRRGAIPLNEFWDDSDPSGEIASKRLREDGKIMTTTRVGSYPSNAFGVCDMCGNVFEWCSDWYGFDYYSSSQKNNPQGPNKGYFRIIRGWHWAFTGPSRKDIQATAPSRRSPYIGFRVVCEHTK, from the coding sequence GTGAGAACACGTTTCTCTGCCGGAATGCGTGATTCACGTCACCAGTTAGGACGCACACGAAAACGATTGACTCCACAACGACGGGGGCTTTCGAGAACGGACGTCGTCATTGGCATCTTCTGTGTGGCGCTCGCAGGCATCAATTTACCAAGCGTCATCCTTTCCGCACGCGAAGCGTCGCGTCATCGCACTTGCCAATACAACATTCGTATGTTGGGGCATGGACTACAGGCCTATCACGAGATCTCTCAAACATTGCCACCCGCGGCAACCTGGTCAGCCGAGGGCCTCGATTTCTCGCAATTCTTTTGGGACAAAGAAAAACCTCGTACCCCCGAAGTGTCACACGCCAACTGGCTCCAGTTGCTCTTACCCACCCTGAATCACGCAATGGAATCCACGTTGTTCGCGAACGATTCCCCGATTGTTCACGAACGCAATGCCAATGGACGAGAACAAGAAATCGCTCGATTCAAGTGCCCAGCAGACGCCATGAATGGCTCGCATAACCGGTATGAACTCACACGAGGCGATGGAACGACCGCCTCGTTCGCACGCGGAAACTATGGAATCAACGGCGGCAGCCAGTGGATTTTTAAAACTCCCGGAGTACTCTTCAATCCCCGTCCGAACGCGTCGCAATTCACCTGCGATCCCGCCACACGCGAGTTTCAGTTCTGGGGTAACGGTGTCGCGGGTTTTAATAAGTGCTTTTCGTTCGCGGATTTCGACAACGGCTTGGCAACCACGGTCGCGATTGACGAAATCCGCGCCGGCGTCAGCCCGATGGATACACGCGGCTCTTGGGCGCTGGGGCAGATCGGCGCGAGTGTCACGTGGGGCCACGGTATCGTGGGTGATGCGGGCGCACCGAATAATCTGATCGATGATTCTGACGATATTATTGACTGCAAACGCCTGCACGAAAGCTACGGAAGCGACAAGCTGAAGCAGCAAGAAATGCCCTGCTGCGCGCACTGCAACCAGAATCAACAAGCAGCAGCCCGAAGCCGTCACAAAGGCGGAGTCAATGTCGTGATGATGGATGGTGCGGTCCGTTTCGTTTCGAACGACGTTGATCGTGGTCTATGGGACGCCATGCATTCTCGCGAGACTCCCGCCACGGAGATCGGTGAGGGATTTGCGGGTGCGATCGACGGTCGTGAGCCAGCATTCCGACAAGAAGCTCCCGCATCGACCGCGAAGTCGGGATCGGACGCTCCGCTGACAAACAATCCCATTCTCAATTCGATTGGAATGACATTTGTCTTGATTCCCGCAGGCGAGTTCGAAATGGGAGTCCCCAATCGCGGCGTCCCATTACCTCCGCAGGCACCAAGCCATCACGTCACAATTCCACAGGCCTATTACCTCGGAAAATATGAGGTCACTCAAAGTGAATACGCCAACATCATGGGCCAGCATCCCAGTTGGCACTCGGAGACGGGTGAGGGACGAGCTTTGATGGAATCCGCGGACACGTCTCAGCATCCCGTAGAACAGATCTCCTGGTACGACGCAGTCGAGTTCTGTCGTCGTCTCACGCAGCGCGACGCGGAAAAAGAAGTCAATCGTCGATATCGACTTCCGACAGAAGCCGAGTGGGAGTATGCGTGTCGCGCAGGCCGGCGCGGTGCAATTCCTTTAAATGAATTCTGGGACGATTCCGATCCATCAGGAGAAATCGCAAGCAAAAGACTGCGAGAAGATGGAAAAATCATGACGACCACCCGCGTCGGATCATATCCGAGCAATGCATTTGGGGTTTGTGACATGTGCGGAAACGTCTTCGAATGGTGCTCTGATTGGTATGGCTTCGACTACTATAGCAGTTCACAAAAAAACAACCCGCAAGGACCAAACAAGGGATATTTTCGAATCATCAGAGGTTGGCATTGGGCATTCACAGGCCCGTCGCGAAAGGATATCCAGGCGACGGCACCGTCCCGCCGCAGTCCGTACATCGGTTTCCGTGTCGTCTGCGAACACACGAAGTAG
- a CDS encoding DUF1501 domain-containing protein produces the protein MTFPQVSFDRRQFLQVSAAGVIGSSLPLSGRAIANPTSGTGRAKSVLIVLLSGGPAQLDTLDMKPNAPAEIRGEFSSIDTVTPGVSVCEHLPRLAQQMDRWSVVRTMSHTEHNHLLATHVALTGRPTPIPRGGSDLDRVESRNDFPNFAAALDVLRPRSDGIPSGVSLPNYLIEGPLTWPGQHAGFLGPKHDPWQINHDPNDPNFRIDSLSLQPGVTSSRLVSRRQLLEDLNSNRLAPAAKGRTSAFGEQQDLAFSLLTSDRVARAFEVNSEAAEVRDRYGRNKFGQSLMLARRLVEAGVPIIQATMGIVQTWDTHVDNWGRMKNTLLPQLDQGLAALMDDLSATGLLDQTLVVVMGEFGRTPKISTLPGEAVAGRDHWAATYSGLFAGAGVRGGQAVGQTDAIAAYPLSQPWSPADVCTTIFDALGVSHDALLVDPLGRPNHLLNGQVIAPLYAGV, from the coding sequence ATGACCTTTCCTCAAGTGTCGTTTGATCGCCGACAGTTTTTGCAAGTTAGCGCCGCTGGCGTCATTGGATCGTCGCTTCCCCTTTCAGGTCGTGCGATCGCGAATCCGACTTCGGGAACAGGAAGAGCAAAATCGGTCCTGATCGTGCTCTTGAGCGGCGGCCCGGCTCAGCTGGATACGCTGGATATGAAGCCGAACGCCCCCGCCGAGATTCGGGGTGAGTTCTCTTCCATTGATACGGTGACTCCCGGGGTTTCCGTGTGCGAGCATTTGCCGCGGTTGGCTCAGCAAATGGATCGCTGGTCTGTTGTGCGAACGATGTCGCACACCGAACACAATCATCTGCTGGCGACCCACGTGGCTCTGACAGGCCGTCCGACGCCCATTCCTCGCGGTGGCAGCGATTTGGATCGTGTCGAATCACGAAACGACTTTCCGAACTTTGCCGCGGCGCTGGATGTCCTTCGTCCACGAAGCGACGGCATCCCGAGCGGTGTTTCATTGCCCAATTATCTGATTGAAGGACCCCTGACCTGGCCCGGCCAGCATGCGGGATTTCTTGGCCCCAAACACGATCCATGGCAGATCAACCACGATCCCAATGATCCAAACTTCCGTATCGATTCGCTCAGTCTACAACCGGGGGTAACGTCGTCACGTTTGGTCTCGCGTCGCCAACTGCTTGAGGATCTGAATTCGAACCGTCTTGCTCCCGCAGCCAAAGGGCGGACGAGTGCATTTGGCGAACAGCAGGATCTGGCATTTTCGCTGCTGACGTCGGATCGCGTTGCGCGGGCGTTTGAGGTGAATAGCGAGGCTGCCGAAGTTCGTGATCGCTATGGTCGCAACAAGTTCGGACAATCGCTGATGCTGGCGCGTCGATTGGTCGAGGCGGGCGTGCCGATCATTCAGGCGACCATGGGAATCGTGCAAACCTGGGATACGCACGTCGATAACTGGGGCCGCATGAAAAACACGCTGCTGCCACAGTTGGATCAAGGACTCGCCGCCCTCATGGACGATCTGTCCGCGACAGGCTTACTCGATCAGACGCTTGTCGTTGTCATGGGCGAATTCGGACGCACCCCCAAGATTTCGACTCTGCCCGGCGAAGCCGTTGCCGGCCGCGACCATTGGGCTGCAACCTACTCAGGCTTGTTCGCCGGCGCCGGTGTCCGTGGTGGTCAGGCGGTTGGCCAGACCGATGCCATCGCCGCGTATCCTCTCAGTCAGCCCTGGTCCCCTGCCGATGTTTGCACAACGATCTTTGACGCATTGGGCGTCAGCCACGACGCACTCTTAGTCGACCCACTTGGCCGCCCCAACCACTTGCTGAACGGCCAGGTCATTGCACCGCTGTACGCCGGAGTTTGA
- a CDS encoding transketolase: MADATKLSIDQLKETAKAIRRLIIKITTEAGSGHPTSSLSAVEVVTALYFGGFLRHHKDNPRDPKRDRFILSKGHAVPVLYSALCQAGYYTLEQIMTLRKLGSPFEGHPNMKRLNTMEASTGSLGQGLSLGIGHALACRLDGLDAHTFVMMGDGEMGEGQIWEAASAAEKYRLSNLTAIVDQNGYQQTGATKDVLDMKPFAAKFEAFGWHTQVIDGNSMGSVVEALTKVKTIQDRPTAIISQTKKGFGILPILEMAGDLNYHGKPLSKELAEKALALLS, from the coding sequence GTGGCCGACGCGACGAAACTGAGCATTGACCAGTTGAAAGAGACGGCGAAGGCCATTCGTCGCTTGATCATCAAGATCACGACGGAAGCGGGCAGCGGTCACCCCACGAGCAGCCTGTCTGCCGTCGAAGTGGTGACGGCCCTGTACTTCGGCGGGTTTCTCCGCCATCACAAAGACAACCCACGCGACCCCAAACGCGATCGATTCATTTTGAGTAAGGGGCATGCCGTCCCCGTGCTCTATTCCGCGTTGTGCCAGGCCGGTTATTACACGCTTGAGCAGATCATGACACTTCGCAAACTGGGCAGCCCGTTTGAAGGCCACCCAAATATGAAGCGTCTGAACACGATGGAAGCATCGACGGGTTCGTTGGGGCAGGGCCTGTCACTCGGAATTGGTCACGCACTGGCATGTCGTCTGGATGGCCTGGACGCCCACACGTTCGTCATGATGGGTGACGGCGAGATGGGCGAGGGACAAATCTGGGAAGCCGCTTCCGCCGCGGAGAAATATCGACTGTCCAATTTGACCGCGATTGTCGATCAAAATGGCTACCAACAAACAGGTGCCACGAAAGACGTTCTCGACATGAAGCCGTTCGCGGCAAAGTTCGAAGCGTTCGGCTGGCACACGCAGGTCATCGACGGAAACTCGATGGGGTCGGTCGTCGAGGCGTTGACGAAGGTGAAGACAATCCAGGATCGACCGACGGCGATCATTTCTCAGACGAAAAAGGGATTCGGGATTCTACCGATTCTCGAAATGGCCGGCGATTTGAACTATCACGGAAAACCGCTCTCGAAGGAGTTGGCCGAGAAAGCATTGGCGTTACTCAGCTAG
- a CDS encoding transketolase family protein: MTIGEAAGLKLGKATRDAFGAALKELGREFPNLVTVDGDVGNSTRTEVFAKAFPDRAFNVGIAESNMVGIAGGLAAAGKIPVVSSFAAFLLCNAFDQIRMSIAYPGMNVKLVGTHAGISIGEDGASQMGIEDIALACSLPGVAVVVPADAISAKKATRAMVEHVGPVYLRCGRIEVPEIYNADSPFVIGKANTLKDGNDVTIIANGLMVGIALDAAAMLEKTGVQARVIDMHTVKPLDQDAIVKAATETGRIVVTEEHLMSGGLGSAIATVVARTRPVPMEFVNVGDCYAESGDPDGLLRKFGLTAEAIIAAVTKVRSR; this comes from the coding sequence ATGACAATTGGTGAAGCGGCGGGATTGAAATTGGGGAAGGCCACCCGAGATGCCTTTGGTGCCGCGCTAAAGGAACTGGGTCGCGAGTTTCCCAATCTCGTGACGGTCGATGGTGACGTCGGAAACTCAACTCGTACCGAAGTCTTTGCCAAGGCGTTTCCAGACCGTGCATTCAATGTCGGGATCGCCGAATCGAATATGGTAGGAATTGCGGGTGGACTTGCCGCAGCGGGCAAAATCCCCGTCGTGAGTAGTTTTGCGGCGTTTTTACTTTGCAATGCTTTTGATCAGATTCGGATGTCGATTGCCTATCCAGGCATGAATGTCAAACTCGTCGGGACCCATGCGGGAATCTCGATCGGCGAAGACGGTGCATCGCAGATGGGAATCGAGGACATCGCGCTGGCCTGTTCACTGCCCGGAGTGGCGGTTGTGGTTCCTGCCGACGCCATTTCTGCGAAGAAAGCGACGCGAGCCATGGTCGAACACGTCGGTCCCGTGTATCTTCGCTGTGGGCGAATCGAAGTTCCCGAAATCTACAATGCCGACTCACCATTCGTGATCGGCAAAGCCAATACCCTGAAAGACGGCAACGATGTCACGATCATTGCCAATGGCCTCATGGTTGGCATCGCGCTGGATGCTGCCGCGATGCTGGAAAAAACAGGTGTCCAGGCTCGTGTGATCGATATGCATACGGTGAAGCCCCTCGACCAAGACGCAATCGTCAAGGCCGCGACCGAGACTGGACGAATTGTGGTGACTGAAGAACATTTGATGTCTGGCGGCCTTGGCTCGGCGATTGCAACCGTCGTCGCTCGGACCAGACCAGTACCAATGGAATTTGTGAATGTTGGCGACTGTTATGCCGAAAGCGGTGATCCGGATGGCCTGCTACGGAAGTTCGGTCTTACGGCGGAAGCGATCATCGCTGCCGTTACGAAAGTCCGTAGCCGCTGA
- a CDS encoding GNAT family N-acetyltransferase, whose product MVAYRHFRNSDPPHVVRLWNESGLGRGAAQSVSCDEFDSLVIAQPYFDPAGMILATTDNNRIIGFVHAGFGPDESKARLSKKTGVICAVIVDPAFRRQGIGRELVRHAEDYLRRAGAETILGGGAPPRDPFYCGLYGGSEPAGFLDSDEAAAPFFQAIGYYPIERHLVFQRQLGPGGPEVMCVRMLNAKRQSRLAAAAAYEPKDWWWSTRVGRLDSMHLGLLPKAGGNLLAKVCVVGLDLYMTGWRVRAIGICGLQVSEPQRRKGYGQLLLDEVCRRVREDMIQLAEAHANEADAASVAVIKSAGFRQVDAGIVFRKIEEPVPQIESP is encoded by the coding sequence GTGGTGGCCTATCGCCATTTTCGAAACTCCGATCCACCGCACGTTGTGCGGCTATGGAACGAATCCGGACTGGGCCGAGGCGCGGCGCAGTCGGTGAGCTGTGATGAATTCGACAGCTTGGTGATCGCACAGCCATATTTTGACCCGGCCGGAATGATCCTCGCCACGACGGACAATAATCGTATTATTGGATTCGTTCACGCCGGATTCGGGCCGGACGAATCAAAAGCTCGCCTGTCGAAAAAAACGGGGGTCATCTGTGCCGTCATCGTTGATCCGGCGTTTCGTCGTCAGGGGATCGGACGCGAGCTCGTTCGGCACGCCGAAGACTACCTTCGACGAGCCGGAGCCGAAACGATCCTCGGTGGCGGTGCGCCTCCTCGCGACCCCTTCTATTGCGGACTGTACGGCGGAAGTGAACCCGCCGGATTCCTGGACTCGGATGAGGCGGCGGCTCCGTTCTTCCAAGCGATCGGATACTACCCGATCGAACGACACTTGGTCTTCCAGCGGCAATTGGGCCCGGGCGGACCGGAAGTTATGTGTGTGCGGATGCTGAACGCCAAGCGACAGTCGCGGCTGGCTGCCGCTGCCGCTTACGAGCCCAAAGATTGGTGGTGGTCGACGCGCGTGGGGCGACTCGATTCGATGCACCTCGGGCTGCTGCCCAAGGCTGGCGGAAATTTGCTGGCCAAAGTCTGTGTCGTCGGCCTTGATCTGTATATGACAGGATGGCGTGTCCGCGCGATTGGCATCTGTGGCCTACAGGTTTCAGAACCGCAGCGACGCAAGGGCTATGGTCAACTGCTACTCGATGAAGTGTGCCGGCGCGTCCGCGAAGACATGATTCAACTTGCCGAGGCTCACGCAAACGAAGCCGATGCGGCTAGTGTCGCCGTCATCAAATCCGCCGGGTTCCGCCAGGTCGATGCCGGTATCGTCTTTCGCAAAATCGAAGAGCCAGTCCCACAAATCGAAAGCCCCTGA